Proteins encoded within one genomic window of Spirochaetota bacterium:
- a CDS encoding NADH:flavin oxidoreductase encodes MSVLFTEGRIGILSISNRFVRSATAECLASDDGRITEEYLRAYERLAKGGVGLIISGNMYINAIGKAIPRMLVIDKDEMIDDLSKVTQMVHQHGAKIVAQLNHGGRQCDSKVLGIKTIAPSPVRYRLTFVKPREMSENEIEETIECFGEAARRVKEAGYDGVQIHAAHGYLINQFLSGYTNRRSDRWGGSLENRMRFLIAVYHRIRSKVGTDYPILIKLNADDFTKGGVTLVQCIGICMKLDEIGINAIEVSGGIAERGLHIIRGDLPIDIALRDRNIIERILIHLLKGSIRKESSFEESYFLTYAAEIKKHVDVPVIAVGGMRHRETMERALRDGQADYISMCRPFIRQPNLVNLLKKDDGYSISCTNCNRCTLEIASHYNPMKCYNSKSFS; translated from the coding sequence ATGTCTGTTTTATTTACTGAAGGAAGAATAGGAATATTGAGCATCAGTAACCGGTTTGTGCGCTCAGCAACAGCAGAATGTCTGGCTTCTGATGATGGTCGTATTACAGAAGAGTATCTCCGGGCCTATGAGCGATTAGCAAAAGGTGGGGTGGGTTTAATAATTAGCGGTAATATGTATATAAATGCTATAGGAAAAGCCATACCTAGAATGTTAGTTATAGATAAGGATGAGATGATAGATGATCTCAGCAAGGTTACCCAGATGGTACATCAACATGGGGCGAAAATAGTAGCTCAGTTGAATCATGGAGGTCGTCAGTGTGATTCAAAGGTTTTGGGAATCAAGACTATTGCGCCGTCTCCAGTTCGTTATAGACTTACCTTTGTTAAACCACGTGAGATGAGTGAGAATGAGATAGAGGAAACGATTGAATGTTTTGGTGAAGCTGCTCGTCGGGTTAAGGAAGCAGGATATGATGGTGTGCAGATACATGCTGCCCATGGATATTTGATTAATCAGTTCCTTTCTGGTTATACTAACAGGCGTAGTGATAGATGGGGTGGATCGCTTGAGAATCGTATGCGATTTCTAATTGCTGTTTATCATCGGATTCGATCGAAGGTTGGCACAGACTATCCAATCTTAATAAAACTGAATGCTGATGATTTTACTAAAGGTGGGGTAACACTGGTACAGTGTATTGGTATTTGCATGAAACTCGATGAGATTGGTATAAATGCGATTGAGGTAAGTGGCGGGATAGCTGAAAGGGGATTGCATATTATAAGGGGTGATTTGCCCATTGATATTGCCCTTCGTGATCGTAACATTATTGAACGCATCCTGATTCACTTATTGAAGGGATCAATACGTAAAGAATCGAGTTTTGAGGAGTCTTACTTTTTAACCTATGCTGCTGAAATCAAAAAGCATGTTGATGTGCCTGTTATTGCAGTGGGTGGGATGCGGCACCGCGAAACAATGGAGAGGGCTTTAAGGGATGGACAAGCGGATTATATTTCAATGTGCAGGCCATTTATTCGTCAGCCGAATCTTGTCAATTTATTGAAAAAGGATGATGGATATAGCATATCCTGTACAAATTGTAATCGTTGTACATTAGAGATCGCTTCTCATTATAATCCAATGAAATGCTATAATTCAAAATCATTTTCCTAG
- a CDS encoding epoxyqueuosine reductase QueH, whose protein sequence is MKNSILIHTCCAPCFGNVYKELLPSFDIISFFYNPNIAPEFEYNKRLEELRRFSRIKDFEIYIGEYDNKRWTTSIRGYRFLGERSERCWECYRIRLEGTFRFAQKKQISMVGTVLSISPHKDADVINRIGKELAQKYGIEFFEANFKKGSGYKKAMEISKKYGFYRQNYCGCIYSKMERGKNSLWYQKSICNRQV, encoded by the coding sequence ATGAAAAATAGTATTCTAATACATACCTGTTGCGCTCCATGTTTTGGTAATGTGTATAAAGAGTTGCTGCCATCCTTTGATATCATCTCATTTTTTTATAATCCTAATATAGCGCCGGAATTCGAATATAATAAAAGATTGGAGGAGCTTAGGCGTTTTTCTAGGATAAAGGATTTTGAAATATATATTGGTGAGTATGACAATAAAAGATGGACCACCTCCATAAGGGGATATAGATTTCTTGGTGAGAGGTCTGAACGATGCTGGGAATGCTACAGGATCAGACTTGAAGGAACATTTCGTTTTGCCCAAAAAAAACAGATATCCATGGTCGGAACAGTCCTGTCAATAAGTCCACATAAGGATGCTGATGTAATAAACAGGATTGGCAAGGAGTTGGCGCAAAAATATGGAATAGAATTTTTTGAGGCTAATTTTAAAAAGGGGAGTGGATATAAAAAAGCCATGGAGATTTCAAAGAAGTATGGATTTTATAGGCAAAACTATTGTGGGTGTATTTATTCGAAGATGGAGAGGGGTAAGAACTCACTATGGTATCAGAAGTCTATTTGCAATAGGCAAGTATAG
- a CDS encoding FecR family protein, translated as MMRSAIVILILVMCLDLRAETGLGKIIQITGDVDITSLSTRRRLTPKVGIEINKNYKIRTGKRAFIEILLNNGTKVFIKEVSVLNINAVKMTENEAPTRIKMLTGKVRIRVKKSFRSRTLILTTPTSIVGVSGTDFGVITSKHETKVIAFEGAIHIASSNRNIIKAIKLSPREESRILYNKPPEEPVVVPPEILRSWLDYYEVVDNKKIVIKGEEEKGLIDRILRKRGF; from the coding sequence ATGATGAGATCCGCAATTGTAATTCTGATATTAGTTATGTGCCTGGATTTGAGAGCTGAAACCGGTTTGGGGAAAATCATTCAGATTACTGGTGATGTTGATATCACCTCACTTTCTACAAGAAGAAGGTTAACACCTAAAGTTGGAATAGAAATTAACAAAAATTACAAAATTCGAACAGGTAAAAGAGCATTTATTGAGATCCTATTAAATAATGGAACAAAAGTATTCATTAAGGAAGTCTCAGTCTTGAATATAAATGCAGTAAAAATGACAGAAAACGAAGCTCCAACAAGAATAAAAATGTTAACAGGCAAGGTTCGAATTAGGGTAAAAAAATCCTTTAGGAGCAGAACGCTAATTCTTACAACACCCACATCCATTGTAGGCGTATCCGGAACAGATTTTGGAGTTATTACCAGTAAGCACGAGACCAAGGTCATAGCATTTGAGGGAGCGATTCACATAGCCAGCTCCAATCGCAATATTATAAAAGCTATTAAATTATCTCCCAGGGAGGAATCCCGTATACTTTATAACAAACCACCTGAGGAGCCTGTTGTTGTGCCTCCAGAGATACTGAGATCCTGGCTTGATTATTATGAAGTGGTTGATAATAAAAAAATTGTTATAAAGGGGGAAGAGGAGAAGGGCCTAATTGACAGGATTCTAAGGAAAAGAGGGTTCTAA
- the murA gene encoding UDP-N-acetylglucosamine 1-carboxyvinyltransferase, which produces MDIYKICGGKSLKGEVSISGAKNAALPIIVASLLADGETVLKNIPYLVDVKTILEVMEYLGVESELNHEKNTLKIRVNRLTNAEIPYDLVKTMRASIYVMGPLLARLGEVDISLPGGCAIGERPIDIHLAGFESLGAQIDIEHGYIKARAKRLKGAKFIMRNVSVGATANIIMSSVLAKGETILENCAIEPDIVDLGNFLIKMGAQIDGLGTDRLIIRGVKSLKPVTYSIIPDRIESGTYLLAGAITRGDVKITRMRPDHITSLLNILSEMGFQIEQGTNWIRIRPSDTLNGAVIRTLPYPGFPTDLQAPILSLMCTIPGISVIIETIFDKRFTHIGELRRMGADITTEGNVIIVKGVEELTSATVMMSDLRAGAALILAALSSEGETEIRRIYHSDRGYEKLTEKLSSLGADIIREKGGKP; this is translated from the coding sequence ATGGATATATATAAAATTTGTGGAGGCAAGAGTTTAAAGGGAGAGGTCTCAATATCTGGAGCGAAAAATGCAGCCCTTCCGATAATAGTAGCTAGCCTTCTTGCTGATGGTGAGACTGTACTTAAGAATATTCCATATCTGGTTGATGTAAAAACCATTCTAGAGGTTATGGAATACCTTGGTGTAGAATCAGAACTCAATCACGAAAAAAATACATTAAAGATAAGAGTCAATAGACTAACAAATGCCGAGATACCCTATGACCTTGTGAAGACAATGAGAGCATCGATATATGTTATGGGGCCATTATTAGCAAGACTCGGTGAGGTGGATATTTCTCTTCCAGGAGGATGTGCTATAGGGGAGAGGCCAATAGATATCCATCTTGCTGGATTCGAATCTCTGGGCGCACAAATTGATATTGAACATGGATACATTAAGGCAAGAGCCAAGAGGTTGAAGGGAGCCAAGTTTATTATGAGAAATGTATCAGTAGGCGCAACAGCAAATATTATAATGAGTTCGGTTCTGGCAAAGGGAGAGACAATTCTCGAAAACTGTGCAATAGAACCGGATATCGTTGATCTTGGCAATTTTCTCATTAAGATGGGAGCTCAAATTGATGGTCTTGGCACAGACAGACTCATTATCAGGGGGGTTAAAAGCCTTAAGCCTGTCACCTACTCAATAATACCTGACAGGATAGAGTCTGGCACTTATTTACTTGCAGGCGCAATTACAAGGGGAGATGTTAAGATTACCAGGATGAGACCTGATCATATTACTTCTCTTCTTAATATTCTCTCTGAGATGGGCTTCCAAATTGAGCAGGGTACAAATTGGATAAGGATTAGGCCTTCTGATACACTAAATGGCGCGGTTATAAGGACATTGCCCTATCCAGGATTCCCAACAGATCTGCAGGCTCCCATACTATCCCTCATGTGCACTATTCCGGGAATAAGCGTAATAATTGAAACGATCTTTGATAAAAGGTTTACTCACATCGGTGAACTTCGAAGAATGGGGGCTGATATTACAACAGAAGGTAATGTTATAATCGTAAAGGGTGTGGAGGAATTGACCTCAGCTACAGTTATGATGTCGGATCTCAGGGCAGGCGCAGCCCTTATTCTTGCCGCACTATCCTCTGAGGGTGAAACAGAAATAAGAAGAATTTATCATTCAGATAGGGGTTATGAAAAATTAACAGAAAAGTTATCATCCCTTGGCGCCGATATTATAAGAGAAAAAGGAGGAAAGCCTTAA
- a CDS encoding acyl-CoA dehydrogenase family protein — protein sequence MDYSFSKDQEMIRETVRKFLENECPKERIRELRSDEKGYDPEVWKKMVELGWMGIVLPEEYDGTGGEYLDLLVILEEMGRNILPAPFFSTVALCAMPIAEFGTKEQKEDILPKIGVEGEIWTFALTETLANYEASDVELSATEQGDEYVLNGTKLFISYAHVADKYLVAARTSKQQNPEQGITIFIVDAKSSGLNVNIMPTAANDKRCEVIFNNVKVPKSNILGEKDKGWDVVEYILQNATVLKCAEMSGGAEAVLELSNQYAKERIQFDNPIGAYQAIQHRLVNMLIEVEGLKYLVYEAASHINDGSPSKMLNSMAKTKANKAYQRVCLDGVSIHGAIGFTDEMDIGLYHVRTKSYEFDLGGSDLHRERVASELEKSELQFLKMWA from the coding sequence ATGGATTATAGTTTTTCAAAAGATCAAGAGATGATAAGAGAGACAGTAAGGAAGTTCTTGGAGAATGAATGTCCTAAAGAGAGGATACGAGAGTTGCGGAGTGATGAGAAGGGATATGATCCGGAAGTGTGGAAAAAGATGGTTGAATTGGGATGGATGGGAATTGTCTTGCCAGAAGAGTATGATGGAACAGGTGGGGAGTATCTTGATTTATTGGTTATATTAGAGGAGATGGGCAGAAATATTCTTCCTGCTCCCTTTTTTTCGACAGTAGCCCTCTGTGCTATGCCAATAGCAGAGTTTGGAACTAAGGAACAAAAGGAGGATATTCTTCCAAAGATAGGAGTAGAGGGTGAGATATGGACTTTCGCTCTGACTGAGACTTTAGCAAATTATGAGGCATCAGATGTTGAGCTTAGCGCTACTGAGCAGGGTGATGAGTATGTGCTTAATGGTACGAAGCTTTTTATCTCCTATGCGCATGTAGCGGATAAGTATCTTGTGGCAGCGCGGACAAGCAAGCAACAAAACCCTGAACAAGGGATAACAATATTCATTGTGGACGCAAAAAGCTCTGGCTTAAATGTAAATATAATGCCAACAGCTGCAAATGATAAACGCTGTGAGGTAATATTTAATAACGTCAAGGTCCCTAAGAGCAATATACTGGGAGAGAAGGACAAAGGATGGGATGTTGTTGAATATATTCTTCAGAATGCAACAGTTCTGAAATGTGCTGAGATGTCAGGTGGAGCTGAGGCTGTGCTTGAGTTGTCAAATCAGTATGCTAAGGAAAGGATTCAGTTTGATAATCCTATTGGTGCATATCAGGCTATACAGCATAGATTAGTAAATATGCTTATTGAAGTGGAGGGATTGAAATATCTTGTTTATGAGGCAGCCAGTCATATAAATGATGGTTCTCCATCAAAGATGCTCAATTCAATGGCTAAGACAAAGGCAAACAAGGCTTATCAGCGAGTTTGTCTTGATGGTGTTTCAATTCATGGAGCTATTGGATTCACTGACGAAATGGATATAGGACTTTATCATGTACGCACAAAGTCCTATGAATTTGATTTAGGTGGATCTGACCTGCATAGAGAAAGGGTTGCAAGTGAATTAGAGAAGTCGGAACTTCAATTCCTGAAAATGTGGGCATAA
- a CDS encoding acyl-CoA dehydrogenase family protein → MNFQFNEKEEKLRAEIREFVKNELPPGFSGGAFEDEHDDDDWDFAMSIAQKLAKKGWLTINWPKEYGGMGASLWEQVVYAEEVGYWRIPGTMMGVSGVGWVGPSLIMFGSEEQKKKYMPLIAAGDPDGVWCTGYSEPDAGSDFANIRTRAERKGDEYIINGQKVWTSAAHRSRWCWLAVKTDANAKKKHHGISIIIVDMKSPGVTVRPIINYVGYHIFNEVFFDNVRVPAENLVGQENRGWYQLMQSLMYERGSVAIGAYGACKRILDELIHFAREKDLLQKQQVRQKLADITTEIESLKMLAYQTIWVMTQGNIPITEPSRDKALTDMLMEKLSIIGSEVIGAYSQIDPLDNKSAWAINRARIEKSYWMFPGIAIAAGTTDTQRNIVGQFGLELPKSY, encoded by the coding sequence ATGAATTTTCAGTTTAACGAAAAGGAAGAAAAGTTAAGGGCGGAAATTCGAGAGTTTGTGAAAAATGAGTTGCCTCCAGGCTTTAGCGGTGGCGCTTTTGAGGATGAGCATGATGATGATGATTGGGATTTTGCTATGTCAATAGCACAAAAGCTTGCAAAAAAGGGATGGCTTACTATCAATTGGCCCAAGGAATATGGTGGGATGGGAGCTTCTCTTTGGGAGCAGGTGGTCTATGCTGAAGAGGTGGGATATTGGAGGATTCCCGGTACTATGATGGGTGTAAGTGGGGTAGGTTGGGTTGGACCATCCCTGATTATGTTTGGTTCAGAGGAGCAGAAGAAGAAGTACATGCCACTCATTGCAGCAGGCGATCCTGATGGCGTTTGGTGCACAGGTTATAGCGAGCCCGATGCTGGAAGTGATTTTGCAAATATCCGAACTCGTGCAGAGAGAAAGGGGGATGAATATATTATTAACGGGCAGAAGGTGTGGACAAGCGCTGCCCACAGGTCAAGATGGTGTTGGCTTGCTGTAAAAACTGACGCAAATGCCAAAAAAAAGCATCATGGAATTAGTATTATCATTGTTGATATGAAGAGTCCTGGGGTTACTGTTAGGCCTATCATCAATTATGTTGGTTATCATATATTCAATGAAGTATTTTTTGATAATGTAAGAGTGCCTGCGGAGAATCTTGTTGGGCAAGAGAATAGGGGTTGGTATCAATTGATGCAATCGCTAATGTATGAGAGAGGCAGTGTTGCTATTGGGGCATATGGCGCCTGTAAGAGGATATTGGATGAATTAATTCACTTTGCCAGAGAGAAAGACCTGCTGCAAAAACAGCAGGTTCGTCAGAAATTAGCTGATATTACAACTGAGATTGAGTCATTGAAGATGCTCGCATATCAAACAATTTGGGTTATGACACAGGGGAATATTCCGATTACAGAACCTTCCAGAGATAAGGCATTGACCGATATGTTAATGGAAAAGTTATCAATAATTGGAAGTGAGGTCATAGGTGCTTATTCTCAAATAGATCCATTGGATAACAAATCAGCATGGGCTATCAATAGAGCACGAATAGAGAAGAGTTATTGGATGTTTCCAGGAATAGCAATAGCTGCTGGAACTACTGATACTCAGAGAAATATAGTTGGTCAGTTTGGGCTTGAGTTGCCCAAGTCATACTAA
- a CDS encoding transglycosylase SLT domain-containing protein codes for MKKLSLIILLSFIITCSNKQIKGKDLSKLGFYSSPANIINKLKDGKENYREHFMLGIAYQKNGNHKKAILHYANSCFKYRRKMKLKLYPFPVYKFVRGFFHFKSEYYDNSIYEIASLFYLYREYEYVVKFINLIRDKGTAVYRDGIILKARALVELKKSKEAITNLNKILKGYEDTNSKSAIHIRIASIYEREEDCSSALQEYLKIIKLNQKSWQSEIASSRIIETYDGCDYNLNHKERTLLSTSLYNNSRYKESIKIIEDMQAKAIGTQLEMEVNELLIKSYVRIREIGKANLLINKYKKTSALYYKLLKIKADELWDARRKHNAVKVYKKLLSNNIESIPRDALKRVALFMQDRRVSGFTRYLKEYIRKYPNNRISEYFLWLLAKERIRRSEFKAAMGYLERAITKFPDGAYSGRNRFWLYKILIREKRHRDAATIIKDLVVRNPDSSYTWTLIERINKKYSIQKLEESFSSSIESKNVDNSLYYHTLLFFIERDLGKRDSRIKSLDFAGIRAYSDLENDIKELKINSKYNKIIRGLDKYFAIGNIEGINRDIGIIPDDEESDIDKKIALAHYGDLYNNHYLALASTAALLKHKNLKENFAILPVGSIKKLLPRAFINIVEESSAKKNLEKEVVYAMMKAESAFNHRAVSSAGAVGLMQIMPNTAKGIARDLKVDNYDLTDPLTSIIFGTQYLHWLEYYFKSSYRDSFEMIVAGYNAGAGNVKKWQKSQEYEDIDYFVEFIPFDETRGYVLKTRRFFIQYKLIMPIMTVY; via the coding sequence TTGAAAAAGCTTAGCCTTATCATATTATTATCCTTCATAATAACATGTTCAAATAAACAGATAAAGGGTAAAGACCTATCTAAACTCGGTTTTTATTCATCACCCGCTAATATAATAAACAAATTAAAGGATGGGAAAGAGAATTATAGGGAACATTTTATGTTAGGGATTGCATACCAAAAAAATGGCAATCACAAAAAGGCAATACTACACTATGCAAATAGTTGCTTCAAATACAGGCGTAAAATGAAATTGAAACTCTATCCCTTTCCGGTTTATAAATTCGTTAGAGGGTTTTTTCATTTCAAATCCGAATATTATGATAATTCTATTTATGAGATCGCTTCACTTTTTTACTTATACAGAGAGTATGAGTATGTAGTAAAATTCATAAATCTCATTAGAGACAAGGGAACAGCCGTTTATAGAGATGGAATCATATTAAAGGCTAGGGCCCTTGTGGAACTGAAGAAATCCAAGGAGGCTATTACAAATCTCAACAAAATACTGAAGGGCTATGAAGATACTAACTCAAAATCAGCGATTCATATTAGGATCGCGTCAATATATGAGAGGGAAGAAGATTGCAGCAGCGCATTACAGGAATATCTTAAGATTATCAAACTAAATCAGAAGAGCTGGCAATCAGAAATAGCATCCTCAAGGATAATAGAGACATATGATGGATGTGATTATAATCTCAACCATAAGGAGAGGACACTCCTATCAACATCCCTTTATAACAATTCAAGATATAAAGAATCAATTAAGATTATTGAGGATATGCAGGCGAAAGCTATAGGGACTCAATTGGAAATGGAAGTAAATGAGTTGTTAATCAAATCCTATGTCAGAATACGGGAGATCGGCAAGGCTAATTTATTGATTAACAAATACAAAAAGACCTCAGCACTCTATTACAAATTACTGAAAATTAAGGCTGATGAGTTGTGGGATGCGAGAAGAAAACATAATGCTGTAAAGGTATATAAGAAGCTATTATCCAATAATATCGAAAGTATACCCAGGGATGCATTGAAGAGGGTTGCGCTATTCATGCAGGATCGTAGGGTATCTGGCTTTACCAGATACTTGAAGGAATATATCAGAAAATACCCGAATAATAGAATATCAGAATATTTTCTATGGCTATTAGCAAAAGAGAGGATAAGGAGATCTGAATTCAAAGCGGCCATGGGTTATTTGGAAAGAGCAATAACAAAATTCCCTGACGGGGCATATTCTGGCAGAAATAGATTTTGGCTATATAAGATTTTGATCCGTGAGAAGAGGCATAGGGATGCTGCGACAATAATTAAAGACCTCGTTGTCAGAAACCCTGATTCATCATATACATGGACACTTATAGAACGAATCAATAAAAAATACTCAATTCAAAAATTAGAGGAATCATTCAGTTCATCTATAGAATCAAAAAATGTTGATAATTCCCTCTATTATCATACCCTACTCTTTTTTATAGAAAGAGATTTGGGGAAAAGGGATAGCAGAATAAAATCACTCGACTTTGCAGGGATCAGGGCTTATAGCGATTTAGAAAATGATATAAAGGAATTGAAAATCAATTCAAAATACAATAAAATCATAAGGGGTCTGGACAAATATTTCGCTATTGGAAATATTGAAGGAATAAATAGGGATATCGGTATAATCCCTGATGATGAGGAATCTGATATTGATAAAAAAATTGCGCTCGCCCATTATGGAGATTTATATAATAACCATTACTTAGCCTTAGCCTCAACAGCGGCGTTGCTTAAACACAAAAATCTAAAAGAAAATTTTGCCATCCTTCCTGTTGGTTCAATTAAAAAACTCCTTCCTAGGGCATTTATAAATATTGTAGAGGAATCGAGTGCAAAAAAAAATCTTGAGAAGGAGGTAGTCTATGCGATGATGAAGGCTGAATCTGCCTTTAACCATAGGGCTGTCTCCTCAGCAGGGGCTGTAGGATTGATGCAAATCATGCCTAACACTGCAAAGGGAATAGCTAGGGATCTAAAAGTAGATAATTATGATCTTACGGATCCATTAACATCAATAATCTTCGGCACACAATATCTGCATTGGTTGGAGTATTATTTTAAAAGTAGTTATCGGGACAGCTTTGAAATGATTGTTGCTGGTTATAATGCAGGCGCAGGCAATGTAAAGAAGTGGCAGAAATCCCAAGAATATGAGGATATAGATTATTTTGTTGAATTCATCCCCTTTGATGAAACGAGGGGTTATGTATTAAAAACCCGAAGATTTTTTATTCAATATAAACTTATTATGCCTATTATGACTGTATATTAA
- the flgF gene encoding flagellar basal-body rod protein FlgF — MIRGLYTGANGMISQQARMDVVSNNLANVDKTAYKRDITIFKAFPDMIIRRTNDDGLGIVPAGSYDTMPFVGKLGTGVEVNEVYTQFGQAPLNRTENSFDLALDGKGFFSVLTERGERYTRNGAFTINKDGLLVTHNGNPVIGENGLIIIQKNNFIINEKGEVIVNMALSSDPRDVVGIDNNNWEEPVVIDRLKIVDFENIREIKKEGDSLYRETEYSGPPHQLVSAKVLQGFLEKSNVNVVREMVDMIEVQRSYEANQKSILSHNEALGKLINEVAR; from the coding sequence ATGATTAGGGGTTTATACACAGGCGCTAATGGAATGATATCTCAGCAGGCCAGGATGGATGTTGTTTCCAATAATCTTGCCAATGTTGATAAGACAGCCTATAAGAGGGACATCACCATCTTTAAGGCATTCCCTGATATGATAATCAGACGGACAAATGATGATGGTCTTGGAATAGTACCCGCTGGCTCTTATGATACAATGCCCTTTGTTGGAAAACTTGGAACAGGGGTTGAGGTAAACGAGGTCTACACTCAATTTGGGCAGGCGCCCCTAAATAGGACTGAAAATTCCTTTGACCTCGCCCTTGATGGAAAGGGATTCTTTTCCGTTCTCACTGAAAGGGGCGAAAGATATACAAGAAACGGCGCTTTTACAATCAATAAGGATGGCCTACTCGTCACTCATAATGGAAATCCCGTGATAGGAGAGAATGGACTTATAATAATCCAAAAAAATAACTTTATCATCAATGAAAAGGGGGAGGTGATCGTAAACATGGCCCTTTCCTCAGATCCCCGTGATGTAGTTGGTATTGATAACAATAATTGGGAAGAGCCAGTAGTAATTGATAGATTAAAAATCGTGGATTTTGAGAACATCAGAGAGATAAAAAAAGAAGGGGATTCTTTATATAGAGAAACAGAATACTCAGGACCACCTCATCAACTTGTAAGCGCAAAGGTCCTTCAGGGATTTCTGGAGAAGTCAAATGTCAATGTTGTGAGGGAAATGGTTGATATGATAGAGGTACAGAGGAGCTACGAGGCAAATCAAAAGAGTATTCTATCCCATAATGAGGCCTTGGGTAAGCTTATCAATGAGGTTGCGCGCTAA
- a CDS encoding ATP-dependent helicase translates to MSDLNREQRRASIPRDGVTLVIAGAGTGKTRIIVERIKNIIDSGRAEPENILILTFNRKAAEEIKHRLRTSLGVGVIDITSGTFHSFCLAFLKDNNDIFLKSYGFSQFPSILDQEGVESLKFDLLQDSIDQFLGLPIKVVSGLLETIDKLDQKTLIRLNHLGIISRIRDVNNRINDYKRSRDIIDFRDMMGYTIDILSNNEGIRNNTIDKYKYILIDEFQDTSEDNFRLIKLLMHNERSNLFLVGDDWQSIYGFRGSKVDYIIKMKRYFSYSEIHKLSINYRSRREIVDLSNRFIKNNRHRTNKRLRSFKGRGGVVKDYYVEDLRGELEIIQSILVPTEIVSSKIAILYRNNWQGGYIRDNIQENELLKSDRVELLTMHSSKGLEFDTVIIAGISDDIIPDASSDLEEERRLLYVALTRAKERLHIIHYKSASGDLSMFAKELGFSI, encoded by the coding sequence ATGAGCGATTTAAACAGAGAGCAACGTAGGGCGTCTATACCACGGGACGGGGTTACTCTCGTCATTGCTGGGGCAGGCACAGGAAAGACCAGAATAATAGTTGAAAGGATAAAGAATATAATAGATAGCGGCAGGGCTGAACCTGAGAATATATTAATTTTAACATTTAACAGAAAGGCCGCTGAAGAGATTAAGCATAGGTTAAGAACCTCTCTTGGTGTAGGGGTGATTGATATAACATCCGGCACATTTCACTCCTTCTGTTTGGCTTTTCTTAAAGATAATAACGATATATTTCTGAAATCCTATGGGTTTAGTCAATTCCCATCTATTCTCGATCAAGAGGGTGTTGAATCACTAAAATTTGACCTTTTACAGGACTCCATTGATCAGTTCCTTGGATTGCCTATCAAGGTAGTCAGCGGATTATTGGAGACAATTGACAAACTTGATCAAAAGACTTTAATCAGACTGAACCATCTAGGCATCATCAGCCGGATCAGGGATGTTAATAATAGAATCAATGACTATAAGAGATCAAGAGATATAATAGATTTTAGAGATATGATGGGATATACAATCGATATCCTATCTAATAATGAAGGTATCAGAAATAACACAATTGATAAATATAAATATATTCTAATTGATGAATTTCAGGATACATCTGAGGATAATTTCAGGTTAATAAAACTCCTAATGCATAATGAAAGGTCTAATCTTTTCCTTGTGGGAGATGACTGGCAGTCGATCTATGGATTCAGGGGATCTAAGGTTGACTATATAATAAAGATGAAGAGGTATTTCTCTTATTCAGAGATTCATAAATTAAGCATCAATTATCGATCAAGAAGAGAGATTGTTGATCTGTCGAATAGATTTATCAAGAATAATAGGCATAGGACAAATAAGAGACTTAGATCCTTCAAGGGGAGGGGTGGGGTTGTAAAAGATTATTATGTTGAGGACTTGAGAGGGGAGCTTGAAATTATACAGAGTATTTTAGTCCCTACTGAGATTGTATCATCAAAGATAGCTATTCTGTACAGAAATAACTGGCAGGGGGGGTATATCAGGGATAATATACAGGAAAATGAATTATTAAAATCAGATAGAGTGGAATTGTTGACCATGCATTCCTCAAAGGGATTGGAATTTGATACGGTTATTATAGCTGGGATATCGGATGATATTATACCTGATGCTTCTTCTGACCTTGAAGAGGAGCGGCGGCTCCTCTATGTTGCGCTGACAAGGGCAAAGGAGAGACTGCATATTATTCATTATAAATCAGCAAGTGGAGATCTCTCTATGTTTGCCAAAGAGTTGGGATTTTCTATATGA